A window of the Lepus europaeus isolate LE1 chromosome 5, mLepTim1.pri, whole genome shotgun sequence genome harbors these coding sequences:
- the LOC133761030 gene encoding T-cell surface glycoprotein CD1b-2-like, producing MLLLPLLLLAGRFPGGDNEDALQGPTSYHVMQISSFTNSTWTENRGSGWLEDLEIHRWDSEAGTAIFLKPWSKGNLSDEEITELVDLFRVYFFGLIRELRDHVTEFQMQYPFELQGIAGCELHSGGVIKSFLRGGLAGQDFLSLRNHSCWPAPEGGISAKKVCTLIEQYRGITEIVGKLLFETCPRYLLGVLEAGKAELRRQVKPKAWLSSGPSPGPGHLLLVCHVSGFYPKPVWARWMQGEQEKLAQRHDTLPYADGTWYLRVTLDVAAGEASGLSCRVKHSSLGNEDIILYWGRSISIGMIFLAIIMSGLIFLLLLALWFWRRRSYQDIL from the exons ATGCTGCTTCTGCCACTTCTATTACTGGCAGGTCGCTTCCCCGGTGGTGACAATGAGGATG CCCTCCAGGGGCCGACGTCTTACCATGTCATGCAGATCTCTTCCTTTACAAACAGCACTTGGACAGAAAATCGAGGCTCAGGCTGGCTGGAAGATTTGGAGATTCATAGGTGGGATAGTGAAGCAGGCACTGCCATCTTCCTGAAGCCCTGGTCTAAGGGAAACTTAAGCGATGAGGAAATTACTGAGCTGGTGGATCTGTTCCGGGTCTACTTCTTTGGACTCATTCGAGAACTGCGAGACCACGTCACTGAATTCCAGATGCAGT ACCCGTTTGAGTTGCAAGGCATAGCAGGCTGTGAGCTGCATTCTGGAGGTGTCATCAAAAGCTTCTTGAGGGGAGGCTTAGCAGGGCAGGATTTTCTGTCCCTCAGGAATCATTCATGCTGGCCTGCCCCAGAAGGTGGCATCAGTGCAAAGAAAGTATGCACACTCATCGAACAGTACAGAGGTATCACTGAAATCGTGGGGAAACTCCTCTTTGAAACCTGCCCCCGGTACCTCCTGGGCGTCCTTGAAGCTGGGAAGGCAGAGCTGCGGAGGCAAG TGAAACCCAAGGCCTGGCTGTCCAGTGGCCCCAGTCCCGGacctggccatctgctgctggtgTGCCACGTGTCTGGCTTCTACCCAAAGCCTGTGTGGGCGAGGTGGATGCAGGGGGAGCAGGAGAAGTTGGCTCAGCGACATGACACCCTCCCCTATGCTGACGGGACCTGGTATCTCCGAGTAACCCTGGACGTGGCAGCTGGGGAGGCGTCTGGCCTGTCCTGTCGGGTGAAGCACAGCAGTCTAGGAAACGAAGACATCATCCTCTACTGGG GACGCTCCATCTCCATTGGAATGATATTTTTGGCAATAATAATGTCCGGCTTAATCTTTTTGTTGCTCTTGGCCTTGTGGTTTTGGAGGCGCCG GTCATATCAGGATATCCTGTAA